A segment of the Tachysurus vachellii isolate PV-2020 chromosome 18, HZAU_Pvac_v1, whole genome shotgun sequence genome:
CGAAACagcgcagaaatgtcatagcatcaaatcaaatcatttcTGTGGCTACGGCATGTCTATGGATTTCGgcactgttatatatatatatatatatgtatatatatatatatatatatatatatatatatatatatatatatatatatatatatatatatatacatatatatatatgtatatatatacgtatatatatatacatatacatatatatatatatatatatatatatatatatatatatatatatatatatatatatatatgtatatatatatatatgtatgtatatatgtatgtatgtacactaTGTTTTGATGTtaaacactttttgaccttaagaACTCTTTTAAAAGTTTAGAATGCTTTTAAATAACCTTTATCTTTAAAAGGATGTTCTCTTTAATTTGGAGGGGAAAggcccacatttctaagaattttctaagaattttcttagaaacTAGTACGTCACTAGTATTAATTCTTGAGCCCTGATCATTATATCCATATGTGctcctccactcttctggaaagaCTTTCCAGTAGGTTGTGGGTCTGGTGAATTGAACATTTAACCATAAGAACTTTAGTGAAATTGAGCTTGGGGCAAGATGCACAAGTTCTTTCACACCAACCTACTGTAGGTAAACAATCTATTTATGGACTTCACACTGTGAATGGGGGATTAGAATACTGGAACATTTTTGCCCTAGGCTGCTTAGTAATTCTACAGCATGCAAAGACCTTCTAGACAACTGTAGAACTCCCACATTGTGGCAGCAGTTTTTCGGCATGACCAAATATGTGAATATGGTGAGGTGTTCATATATTTTTGGTCATATTCTGAATGTGCTGCTAGTAATCGTGTTGTTTGTACATGATTTAGTAACTAACACTGTACTGTCTAATTTGACCTAGGGTATGAGTGGTTACATTAAACAATTCTATTGATTCAGTGACAGTAAGGACACATTCATATGCATTACAGGATACATAGACATTCTCTGGCTGTCTGTAATGAATATACAATGACTGTCTACTTTAAAAggaacacatgtacacctgctcatttatgtaGTTATCCACATTGCACATTGTTGTTTTATGCACATTGCATAAAACAACATTGTTCACAACAAACATCAAAATGAGAAAAGTGTGTTTCATACTGTAGCATGGTAgctgccagacgggctggtatTTTGGAGAATCCAAAAGAGATTTTTAAACACAGCagtctgtagagtttacacagaatggtgccaAAAAAGTTACGCAAAGGAATGTTCTGTTTggtgaaatactcaaaccaccCGATCTGCACCAACAACAGTGCCACaaataaagtcacagagaaatgcaatgattttatgcactgtgtCAATGCCATATGACTGCTGGATAACagcataaatgagcaggtgtacaggtgttcttattaaagtagACAATGagtgtatctatctgtctctaaatatatatatacatagtattttatatagagacataaaaacattacacatcatatttgtgtaaaatatacCATTCAAATACATTCTGAATGTATGCTATCAGAAATAATTCTTTAAAGCGAGGACATGTGGCTGATTTAGGACTCATGTCAACAAGACCATCTCTTAAGTCCCTCAGGGCCAGGGCTGCCTTAGCAGCAGGATGTTGTAAATATCGCACTGTGGTGTTATCTAGACAAAAGAGAAGCTTTTACTGCATTTAATTCACCCTCTCACTTGCACTAGAAACAAGACTTTTTACAGTCAGTACCAATAGTCAAAATTCTCACAACATACTtgaagaaaaatcttttttactGTCAGTTCCCACCCATTAGCTGTGCTACTGCAGATGTCACCTGTTGAGCTATTGTTTATCTTAGATAAGAGAATGTTGTAAACACTACAGGTAATAAAAGATAATATGTGTCTGTTTTCATGTATCAAATATGAGTGTAAATGAAAAGCAGATATTCTGCAACAGCAAGTGACAACATGcatctatgtatgtatgcatatgcAGCAAAAACATTACCATGTGTTTAACTGGAGATACCATGCAAAAGcaaaattgcattattttagCATGTGGAACATTTaacattatgtatttattctttaGCTCGgtgaaattcttttattttttatttcttctggcTGCCACTCTTTTAATGAGAAATAGACATCAAAGACAAGTCAGATATTAAGCAACTAACCCACTTGAGCTTGGATTAAATCATATACCTTATTTTCTAAATCTTTACAATCAGATAAACTTGGTGACCATTAAAAGGAATATAAGTCAAACACAATCTACCCAACCAAAGAGGCTCATTTTAGCCTACCTACAGAGGAATCAGCTCCCATGAATTATAACCCACCTGCAACAGGTGGAGCTCAAGTAAGAAAAAACACCTGGACGATGGCTGGTGCTCTAATCCATATTACTTTCTGTGTGATGTGTTAGTAGTTTGGTACTTAGCTATTACAATTTGAATTGCTTTGTCTATTTTATGGCAAAATGTGTCCAGGCTCCATTCTGGAATGACTATGGCATTATATGTGTAGTTCCATATTGTGGCTGTGCAAAGATTTGAGAGTTGAAATACATTTGTGTCTAAGTGAATAAAGCTCTTGACATATGATTTTGACTTAGCATTAAATAAAGCACAGAACCTAGCTTTGGGGATTTGTGGTCTCAGACTGTCCACCTCCTGTTTTGTCTGGTTGGTCCCTTTATTAAGGCATGTTGCACCGTGCTATATTGGATTATGTGTAGCATGAGCTATAATGACAGGATTAGTGTGGTGTGGTATGGTGTCTGTAATTTTGAAAAGTGTCTCTTTTCAGTCTGAGTTGATGAGCTAGAATGAAGaatacattaaaacacattaaaaagatTTACTATAGATCTTCTATAGATTTTTTagagaaatgtattattaaagaaatatcTGACATGGACATCATATTTAATCAAGATGactatgttcattcatttattttgtcttcagTAACCTCTTTATCCTAAGGCAAAATTAGagtgtaacagagaaatttccccattgtaggacgaataaaggtatatcttatcttatcttatcttatcttatcttatcttatcttatcttatcttaatggAGCTGGAGTCTGTCCTGTCAACACTAGCCACAATACAAGAACTGAACCTGGATTGAAGGATAGTCCACCCATTCACTCATTTACACCTGGAGGAAATAGAACCACCAATTTAATAAGTGGGGAGTTTTTGGGAGGTGGCAATAAAACACAGAATGCAGAAACCCAGATCTAGACTGGAAGAGCTTGTCAAAAGTTCACAACCAGAGattaacccaagctcaggatcaaaaaGAGGTCCATAGAGCTGAGGGGTGGCAATATTATGCCACTGTACTAACCAAGAAAATCTAGATTTTCCcttttacattatacattttatatttgagataaaaataataaagaaattaagaaattgtttcataaatattttaatagtcTTGTTTGTCATAGAACATTTTatgaaattaatatatttacactAGTAATTTTATGACAGCAATTTGGAGCAGCAATGTTTtaaatgacaagaaaaaaacaaatcattactTTTTAGGTCTAAAAACATTCTTCATTAAAACTAAAATAGGTTCATAATAGttaagtctgtgttttttttttaacatttcattaATCCATTTATTGTGCAGTTGATTCCTGAGGAATCATCTTTCCCCCTGAAAATTGGCCTTTATCTAACCTTAAACCAATACATGTCTACTCAAGAATGAGTAATACATAAGGCTTACTATTAAATAAAGCAATTTCTTCACTGGGGCAAATGTATTTCTTCTCTACAATCTAATAGTGCAACTGAGGGTTCTGAGCTACTAGGTAGACTCAACCCCAAACCAGCTCCAATCCTAGCTTTGTGTACTTGTTCTGGTGGAGACCAGTGAAGACAGTAAGGGCAGGGACATGTTTTAGGATGCTGCATTGTGGGCAATGGAGGGTAGAGGACTGGAGAATGAAGCCCAGCAATCCTAGCGTAGGGTGAGTGTGGAAGTAATACAGTGTTCATTGGTCTCACACATCCTGCACTGTAGGGACTAGACAGACCAGTGAGATTTGGCATACCCAGATGAGAGTAAAGTTGCAGGGGAATGTGGGGCAGCAGTGGGTATGGCAGCCCTGTCACTGTCTGGCTCACCATAAAAGCACACAGAGTTGGGTCCAATGGGTGAGGCCAGCTCAGACTGTGGCGCTGTCGCTTATCCTTCATTCTTCTGTTTTGGAACCAGACCTGCAATTACATGGAGGAA
Coding sequences within it:
- the eve1 gene encoding even-skipped-like1; translated protein: MLAEGRESPVSSISHADSDNGEEESCTRMALLNGMDQSRRHRTAFTREQLACLEKEYCKESYVSRARRCELGAALNLPETTIKVWFQNRRMKDKRQRHSLSWPHPLDPTLCAFMVSQTVTGLPYPLLPHIPLQLYSHLGMPNLTGLSSPYSAGCVRPMNTVLLPHSPYARIAGLHSPVLYPPLPTMQHPKTCPCPYCLHWSPPEQVHKARIGAGLGLSLPSSSEPSVALLDCREEIHLPQ